The genomic window AGTGCCGCTGAAACAACAAAACTTACAGGCCAATTGCAACTTACACAAACCCAACTTCAGCAAAAAGAAGATGCATTGAAAATAATGGAGCGTGAGTTGGAACTAAAGAAAAGCAACCTGGAGGAATTAAACAAAGAATTAACAAAGCGCGAGGCCAAGGTTAATGAACTTGAGGCCATATTGAAGAAAAAGGATGAGGCTGTAAATGAACTTAAAAGGAAAGTTTCTGCCGCTTTGCTTGGTTTTGAAGGACAAGGCTTAACAGTTGAGCAGAAAAACGGAAAAGTATATGTATCACTTGATGAGCAATTGTTATTTACATCAGGAAGCACAAAAGTTGAGGCAAAAGGTGTAGAACCTTTAAAAAAACTTGCCAAAGTACTTGAACAAAATGAGGATATAAACGTTTTAATTGAAGGCCATACTGATGATGTTCCAATGTCTGGTTCGGGTGCAATAAAAGACAATTGGGATTTGAGTGTAATACGAGCTACTTCAATATTAAAAATCATTCTAACAAACAGCAAGGTTGACCCATCACGATTAACTGCGGCTGGAAGAGGAGAACATATGCCAATTGATTCTTCCAAAACTGCAGAAGCAAGAAAGAAAAACCGTAGGAGTGAAATAATACTTACTCCGAAACTTGATGCTCTTTTCCAATTGTTGGAAAACAATTAAGAAGTAAAATACTTATATTGGCTCTTGAAACCTTTTCTTAAATAAATTCCTTAAAATTAAAAAATCATGAAAACATTATTTGTTCGAATACCGGTATTAATTTTATTTTTATTTGTAAGTATTTCCATAGCTCAAAAAAACAAGCAAGCCCTGCCTGTTGCTCCACAAATGCCTGTGAACGAGGAAAGCAAATTAATTTCCTATTCAGCAGTTGTGGAATTGAAAGCAGCTCCTGATGAATTGTATAAAAGAGGAATTAATTTTTTCAGCTCCAATTACAAAAACACGGCAGATGTGTTAAAAAAACAGGATGAAGCAAATGGTGAGATTGAAGGGGTTGCACGTTTTAAAATTCGCAACCCTGCCGATAAAGATGGTGTTGAATCTGAAGCAGGAATGGTTTCCTATTCTATAAATTTGAAATTAAAGGATGGCAAGTATAAATACGAGTTTACTAAAATAAACTGGAAACAGACCTCTTATTATGGAATTGAAAAATGGATGGATAAAAGTTCTCCTAGTTACAAATCTAATTATGATTATTATTTAATTCAGGTTGATGAACAAATCAAAAAACTAGTTGAAGAATTAACAAAAGCAATGCAAAAGCCTTCAGTACAGTCTAAAAAAGCTGATTGGTAAAAAATCAATTGATCTGGTTAAAGGGCTAGATTAATTTTTTCACAGAAGACTTATCAGTCAAAGAAAAATTTTCCAAATCCGGGTTTTGAATTAAGTTCAATCCCGGATTTTTTCCTTTTTCAAGTGAGCCCAAAGTTTTAAAACCTAAAAAATCAGCACCGTTTAAAGTAGCCCATTTTATCATTTCATCTAAAGGTATCTCTGGGAAACTCTTTGAAATGGTTTTTATCTCATTCAATATAGACAATGAACCATTTGAGGCAAGACTATCGGTTCCAAGAGTTAATCTTAGCCCTGCTTTAATAAATTTATCTATTGGGGGCAATTTGCCTTCTATATACATATTGGCTCCAGGGCATAAGCACCACCAGACCATTTTGCTGTAATTGTTAACCCATTTCAAATCTTGCTCTGCTGTAAAAGTATTGTGCACCAATAGTATTTTATTGCAAACCGGAAGCTGAACAAGTACGGTAGGAAGAGAATTAAATCCAGAGGGTTTCCATTGGCTAAAATCCAGTGAAAACATTTCCAGCATTTCCCTTATTTTTCCCTTACCTGTTAAAAACAATAGATTTTCATCCTCAGATTCCTGGTTATGCATGGACAACAATCCGTTTTCCAAATAACAGCTATCCCCTATTTTCTTAAATAACTTCTCAGAAACTGAATAGGGTGCATGTGGTACAATAGAGGCACATGCATTAAATTTATTATTTCCCAGTTGATAATACTCCTGTTTTAACGAATGTGCCTGCTTAAAAATAAGATCTGCTTTTTCAGAATCAAATCCAAATACTTCTATAAATGTATGATAAAGGATGCTGCTGTTTGATTTTAATTTAAAGGAATGGTTGGAGTTGGAGACATCACCTACTGCCACAATTCCTTCCCTTATCATTTCTTCTTCTGCAGTTTTTATGGCAAGCTGAATAAAATCATCAGCTTGATTTCTTTTTTGTTGAAGTTCCCGAACAAAAGCAGGAAGCCCTAAAGATGGTGTAATCTTGTTTTTAAGATGAGATAATTCAAGATGGCAATGTGTATTAATAAAGCCAGGACATATTATTCCCTCATGCTTTTCAACTCCCTCAATGGAATAACCTTTAGCTTGAGGGGATATCACATCTAAAATAGTCCCGTCATCGTGAATTATTACAACTCCATTTTCAATTGGAGAGGAAGAAACAGGCAGAATATAATTGGCTGAGAACTTACGCATTCATTAATATTATCTACAATAGACAAAGATAATCACTGTTATGATGATATGTACCGTGCAAATTTATAATTTTGTATTTAATGATACCCACAAAAACAACAGATATAAGAGCTTTGACTCTGGAAATGCTTGAGGTTTTTTTTATTTCTAATGAAGAAAAAAAATTTCGTGCAAAACAGGTATATGAATGGCTTTGGAAAAAATCAGCCAGAAGTTTTGATGAAATGACTAACCTTTCAAAGGAAATCAGGGAGCTTCTTAAAGCTAATTTTGTAATTCAGGCTGTTAATGTTGATGAACAACAAAAAAGCAAGGATGGTACAATTAAGAATGCATTCAAATTATTTGATGGAAATGTGGTGGAGGGAGTATTAATTCCTACAAAAAACAGAATGACCGCTTGTATTTCATCCCAGGTAGGATGTAGTTTGACTTGTAAATTCTGTGCAACGGGCAGACTTGATAGATTAAGAAATCTTAATGCTGATGAAATATATGATCAGGTAGTTTTAATACGAAATCAAGCTGAGGAAAATTACAATTTGCCCCTTACCAATATTGTTTATATGGGAATGGGGGAACCCTTGCTAAATTACAGGAATGTACTTGAATCAGTAGAGAAAATCACTTCTCCTGAGGGTTTGAATATATCGGCACAACGCATTACTATTTCAACAGCTGGTATAGCTAAAATGATTAAAAAATTAGGTGATGATCAGGTTAAATTTAATCTTGCACTTTCCCTTCATGCTGCAAATGATGAAAAGCGTAGCAAAATTATGCCTATAAATGAGCAAAATTCTATTGATGCACTTGCTGAAGCCCTCAAATATTTTTATGAAAAAACCAATACTCGTGTTACTTATGAGTATATAATTTTTAAGGATTTTAATGATACTTTACAAGATGCCAGGGAACTTGCAGCGTTTTGTAAACACATTCCCTGTAAAGTGAATATTATTGAGTACAATAGTATTGATGATGGAGAATTTCAACAGACAACTGACTCCAGGTTGAAATCATTTGTTGAGTACCTTGAAAAACACAGGGTAATTGTAAATGTTCGCAGAAGCCGCGGAAAGGATATAGATGCGGCATGTGGCCAACTGGCCAATAAAAACACTGCCGTTAAAAAGTAATTGTTTAATATTATCTCAATAATATAATTTCGATAGCTTTATTAAAAATAAGAAGTACATAATTACGTTTAAAAATTGCATTAAAAAGCTTGCTATTAGTGCTTTTTAATGCGGACGAAATTAAAACTCTCATTTCAAATGAAAACTACCCTCCTTCCTATTGTTCTTTTTTTAATTTGTTTTGGGGCATTTTCTCAAGATGTTAAAGTAAAATGGGGACAAGATTACAAAATCCCAAAAAAATCATTTATAAAAAAAATAATTGGGGAGGATGAAAAAGGTTTTTATTTGCTTCGAAACCAAGGACAAACAAGGTCAAAAGAAGGGGAATTGTTTTTAGAAAGGTATTCCAACGATAATGTAAGCTTGCAAAGTTCGAACATGATTCTTGTTCCTAAAATTAAGGGTGAAAGTGTAAAATACGAGCAGCTTTTTTACATCAATGAAAAGCTCTTATTATTTACTTCTTTTTATGATAAGGAAGCTGGAACAAATACAGTTTATGCCCAATATTTAGATGAGATTGGTAGAGGAGTATCTGAATTAATCCGAATTAATGAAATACATACCCTTCAAAAAAAGAATACAGGAAGTTTTGAGATTGTACTTTCTGAAGATAATTCAAAGATTCTTGTTTGTAGCAATGAGCCTTTTGAGAATTATGCCAATGAAAAAATAGCGTATACTGTTTTAGATGTTGATTTAAATAAAATTTGGTCAACAGAACTGGAAATGCCCTATTCAGGAAGGGAGTTAAGTATTACAAATCATATAGTTGATAATTTTGGAAATGCTCATATGCTTGCCAAGGTTAACATGAAACCCGAGAAAGCCGAAAAAAAGCAGGCAGATTATTTTTACACTATTCTTTCCTATTTTTATTCAGATGATATTGTAAAAGAGTATGAGGTAAGTATTAAGGATAAATCCGTTTCAGATATAGCATTCAAATTGAGTGGTTCGGGAGAATTAGTGGCAGCAGGCTTTTACTCAAATACAACAAAGGGCCAATCTAATTCCAATACTAATTTCGGTTTTTCCAGTGTATCCTACCAGGAGCAAAAGAGCCTGATTGCCGGTTCCTTTTATTTAAAAATTGACCTTTCAACCCAAAAAGTAACCGCAAGGGGCATAAAAGAGTTTGACAGAAGTTTTTTGGGAGAATTTATGAATGAGCGGAGCATTGATAAGGGCAAAGAACTTTTCAGTTACCTTATTGATCATTTTGTAATAAGAGAAGATGGTGGAGCTATTTTGGCGGGAGAACAGTATTATTCTACCATGGTATGTAATTATGATCCCAGAACAGGGATTCGCAATTGCAATTACCATTATTATTTCAATGATATTGTAATTGTGAATATAAATCCTGACGGATCCATTGCCTGG from Bacteroidota bacterium includes these protein-coding regions:
- a CDS encoding OmpA family protein, with product MRELTKKVDNLERDTVNGGNSYRQLTRNYDKLGETYELLLQKNKELLSGSAAETTKLTGQLQLTQTQLQQKEDALKIMERELELKKSNLEELNKELTKREAKVNELEAILKKKDEAVNELKRKVSAALLGFEGQGLTVEQKNGKVYVSLDEQLLFTSGSTKVEAKGVEPLKKLAKVLEQNEDINVLIEGHTDDVPMSGSGAIKDNWDLSVIRATSILKIILTNSKVDPSRLTAAGRGEHMPIDSSKTAEARKKNRRSEIILTPKLDALFQLLENN
- the rlmN gene encoding 23S rRNA (adenine(2503)-C(2))-methyltransferase RlmN translates to MIPTKTTDIRALTLEMLEVFFISNEEKKFRAKQVYEWLWKKSARSFDEMTNLSKEIRELLKANFVIQAVNVDEQQKSKDGTIKNAFKLFDGNVVEGVLIPTKNRMTACISSQVGCSLTCKFCATGRLDRLRNLNADEIYDQVVLIRNQAEENYNLPLTNIVYMGMGEPLLNYRNVLESVEKITSPEGLNISAQRITISTAGIAKMIKKLGDDQVKFNLALSLHAANDEKRSKIMPINEQNSIDALAEALKYFYEKTNTRVTYEYIIFKDFNDTLQDARELAAFCKHIPCKVNIIEYNSIDDGEFQQTTDSRLKSFVEYLEKHRVIVNVRRSRGKDIDAACGQLANKNTAVKK
- a CDS encoding amidohydrolase family protein encodes the protein MRKFSANYILPVSSSPIENGVVIIHDDGTILDVISPQAKGYSIEGVEKHEGIICPGFINTHCHLELSHLKNKITPSLGLPAFVRELQQKRNQADDFIQLAIKTAEEEMIREGIVAVGDVSNSNHSFKLKSNSSILYHTFIEVFGFDSEKADLIFKQAHSLKQEYYQLGNNKFNACASIVPHAPYSVSEKLFKKIGDSCYLENGLLSMHNQESEDENLLFLTGKGKIREMLEMFSLDFSQWKPSGFNSLPTVLVQLPVCNKILLVHNTFTAEQDLKWVNNYSKMVWWCLCPGANMYIEGKLPPIDKFIKAGLRLTLGTDSLASNGSLSILNEIKTISKSFPEIPLDEMIKWATLNGADFLGFKTLGSLEKGKNPGLNLIQNPDLENFSLTDKSSVKKLI
- a CDS encoding DUF4468 domain-containing protein, which produces MKTLFVRIPVLILFLFVSISIAQKNKQALPVAPQMPVNEESKLISYSAVVELKAAPDELYKRGINFFSSNYKNTADVLKKQDEANGEIEGVARFKIRNPADKDGVESEAGMVSYSINLKLKDGKYKYEFTKINWKQTSYYGIEKWMDKSSPSYKSNYDYYLIQVDEQIKKLVEELTKAMQKPSVQSKKADW